Genomic segment of Coriobacteriia bacterium:
GATGTGTGCACGTCGTGTCACTTCGACACCAAGCACAGTGCCGCCAAGGTCGACGACCCGCATAAGTCGGTGCCGTGCATCTCGTGCCATGAGAGTGGCGGGCCCGTGGCCCGGGCTACCGTCAATCTTGCCACGCGCTTTCAGCACGTTCTGTTCGCCCGAGCGGACTCGGATTTCGCCGGAGCGTACGGCGGGCCTGTTGCTTCGGACGCGTGCGTTCGCTGCCACGCGAGCCAGATCGCCGGGACCTTCTACGACCGCCAGCGCGCCGTGCGCATGTCTCACAAGGAGCCGATCGCTGCGGGTGCGTCGTGCGTGGACTGCCACGTCCTGACTTCGGGGGTTGTGGGTGCGACGACGGTAGGGATGTCACCATGCCTGCGGTGCCACAACGGCAAGCAGGCGAAGGCTGAGTGCTCGGTATGTCACATCGGGGACCCGTCTCGGGCGATCCAACCGAGCGTTGCACCTGGCGCCATGGCGTCGGTGCAGGTGCCCAATCCGCAGTGCTCGGGATGTCACAAGGACATGACCAAGTGCAACGCGTGCCACGGCATCTCCATGCCGCACTCCGAGGAGTTCAAGGCCTACGGTCATGCGAGAGCCGCAGCCATCAACATCTGGTTTGGGAACGGCCAACAGTGTGCGAAGTGCCACTACCCCGGCCACAACTACTGCCTGCAGGAAGGCTGCCACTCGTTCCCCATCGCGGCTGGCCACCCGAACCCAGCTTGGGCTACGCTGCACCAGTTGACGCCGTGGAAGAATGGTTCGCAGACGGCCTGCTCGTGCCACAAGTGGAATCCCTGGGACCACAACGGCATGATCTACTGTCAGATATGCCATCCCACGAAGCCCGCGAATGCGGTCCCGTAGCCCAGTGGCATTCCGGCACGTCTGGAACTGCACCTGGCTCCGAGAGGGGACCGCGAACGCTGTCCTTGTGCCAGTCCGTCCTGAGACTACTTACGAGGGGATCTCATGACCACCACAACACACCGCATCTGCCTTCTACCGGGCGACGGAATCGGCCCCGAGATCACGGCCGAGGCGGTCAAGGTCCTCACGGGCATCGGCAAGAAGTGCGGCGTGACCTGGGAGTTCGATGAGGCGTTGCTCGGCGGTGCGGCGATTGACGCTACCGGATCTGCGCTGCCTGCCGAGACTCTCGCCAAGGCGCAAGCGGCCGAGGCCGTGCTTCTTGCGGCGATCGGCGGACCGAAGTGGGACACTACCGACCCGAGCAAGCCGCGGCCGGAACAGGGACTTCTCGGCATTCGCAAGGAGCTCGGGCTGTACGCGAACCTGCGGCCGGTCAAGATCTTCGACGCCCTGCGCGATGCCTCCACGCTCAAGCCGGAGTTCCTCGAGGGTGTCGACATGCTCATCGTGCGCGAGCTGACGGGCGGCCTGTACTTCGGCGACCGTGCGCGCGAAGTGGGCGTTGCCGGCGCGGCGACCGGCGGGGGTGTCGGCATGCGCGCCTACGACACGATGACCTACAGCGAGTACGAGATCGAGCGGATTGCGCGAATCGCCTTTGATGCTGCGCGGGCGCGCGGCAACAAGGTTCATAGCGTCGACAAGGCCAACGTCCTGGAGTCGAGCCGGCTGTGGCGTGAAGTCGTGCACCGGTTGCACGCGGCAGAGTTCGCCGATGTCGAGCTTGTCGACCAGCTCGTGGACAACTCGGCAATGCAGCTGATTCGCAATCCGGCACAGTTCGACGTGATGGTGACGGAGAACATGTTCGGCGACATTCTCTCCGACGAAGCTTCTATGCTCACGGGGTCGCTCGGCATGCTGGCGAGCGCGTCGCTGGGTGATGGAACAGCGCTCTACGAGCCGAGCCACGGCTC
This window contains:
- a CDS encoding cytochrome c3 family protein produces the protein MPQIHFEGLMQSLTRLPQVLQAIPDVLRDPASNPLQAAILLSMAVVVVLVVLLSVVLIIMRPSREEEEELYGAAAAGAAGTAAGTGVDREASTPMSWLTVTSIIVLVLVAVWVTAGITTASPDVCTSCHFDTKHSAAKVDDPHKSVPCISCHESGGPVARATVNLATRFQHVLFARADSDFAGAYGGPVASDACVRCHASQIAGTFYDRQRAVRMSHKEPIAAGASCVDCHVLTSGVVGATTVGMSPCLRCHNGKQAKAECSVCHIGDPSRAIQPSVAPGAMASVQVPNPQCSGCHKDMTKCNACHGISMPHSEEFKAYGHARAAAINIWFGNGQQCAKCHYPGHNYCLQEGCHSFPIAAGHPNPAWATLHQLTPWKNGSQTACSCHKWNPWDHNGMIYCQICHPTKPANAVP
- the leuB gene encoding 3-isopropylmalate dehydrogenase translates to MTTTTHRICLLPGDGIGPEITAEAVKVLTGIGKKCGVTWEFDEALLGGAAIDATGSALPAETLAKAQAAEAVLLAAIGGPKWDTTDPSKPRPEQGLLGIRKELGLYANLRPVKIFDALRDASTLKPEFLEGVDMLIVRELTGGLYFGDRAREVGVAGAATGGGVGMRAYDTMTYSEYEIERIARIAFDAARARGNKVHSVDKANVLESSRLWREVVHRLHAAEFADVELVDQLVDNSAMQLIRNPAQFDVMVTENMFGDILSDEASMLTGSLGMLASASLGDGTALYEPSHGSAPDIAGLGVANPLAMLLSVELMLRYSFRMHEAADELANAIDGILIEGWRTRDIANIDTPAERIIGTSAMGDLVAETIAAE